The following DNA comes from Quercus robur chromosome 1, dhQueRobu3.1, whole genome shotgun sequence.
AACGAAAAGCGTAATATAGGCTAGATGTCGTTCTAGTTTAACAAAATCCTTAAATCCATAAAGGGGCTTTTAAAGCCATAAGAAAAACTtggaatccaccaaaaaaagaaagaaataaacctctttgaaattttattaatgaaattctgaactttttaattgaatttttgttttacatATAATGACTATATATTGACTATAAAACCCTTTAAAACAcctaaaataaaggaaataaaatcccaaattttaaaatagtgaaaattacataaaaaaatttaaaaattaacaaacaataaaaattatacccCATATATTTTGCTGCATCAATTTGTTTTCGAATAAGCTTGTGATTTCATGAACTacttgattaaatttttttttccattttataaaaaaaaaatcattactaaaattttttatacctTCACAAATTTGTAGATTTTTACTTTGAATggattaattatattatcaataaattacaaacaataattttatatcatataaacctatttacaaaattatacaatcaaattttaagtatatgtaagtatatttttagacaagtatatatataaaaatataatattatgtataattaaattatgcattattttcatgaacttatttataaacatattattatatttaaacttGGCATGCTTAATTATTAAGCTTAAATTTGGATTTGAGCTTGAATTTTTGCTAAACAAATCAACATAAACTAACTTTTTAACTAAACGACTTTAGTGCCCGTTTGGTTCCACATTTTCAGCTCAAAAAGCgctttttgaaaaaagccaGTCCTAAATTTGCGTTTGGTTaagcccaaaacgcaacttttatcaaaaagttgcgttttgagcaTAGAGCAAAAACGCGGACAAACGCGAAAAATTTTATGGACCTCTGagggtccataaatgaaaacgcgCAGTGCGCGTTTTGGATGGTTACCGTTGCTACGGTAAAATTACGGAAATACCCATTCAATTAGAACATCAACTCTTTCGGAAACAGTAgatcaagaacagaaaaaaaaaaatagaacagcTCTTTCGGAAGCAGCAGAtcaagaatagaaaaaaagaaaaaaaatttagaacaacTCTTTCAGAAACAGTAgatcaagaacagaaaaaaaaatttagagcaacaactctttcagatcaacagcagatcaacaacaacaacaagaaaattAGAACAACAGCAGATCAAGACCCTCCGGCGGATCAAAAAGACTGAcgaaaaaaaaggggagggaGAGATTTACCGACCATCCAATCTTCCCGATGAtccaagaacaagaaaaaaaaatagaaaaagaagaaggagagctgGTTCCTTCATTCGTTTCGAAGTGctaagagaacaaaaaaaaaaaaaaaaaaaaagaagaagaagaaggagagcgACTGTTCTGGCCTGAagtgctaagaggaaaaaagaaaaaaagaagaagaaagagagcgaCTGTTCTGGACTGAAGTgcttaagaggaaaaaaaaaagatgaaagagcTGTGGAATGAATGTTCTGGATGGTGCTGGTGTGGTAGGAATAAAAGAGGAacgaaggaaaaaacaaaagaaaagagtgtgGGTACGTgggtggagaaaaaaaaaaaaaaaaaaaaaaaaaaaaaaaggaaggagagcccgtgtgtgtgtgtgtgtggggagagaaaaaaaattatatcacaatatttttacaataaatcttaaggtaggttattattagctaatattgatgagaaaaaaataatttttttagaaagagaaaaaaataattttaatagtatgttaaaattaaaattagtatcaatttttatcacaatattttcacaatactttcataataaatcttaagtggtaggttattattagctaaatgtaaaaaaatatttaaaaagtatgaaataaattcccttatatatacattgtcctttttggtcatttacccctcaaaaagccacttttaacagtttttagtttttatcaaacactcagttttttcattatgcactttttaacagcttttaccaaacactcaactttttgaaactccactttttcattatacattttttcaaaaagctgaaccaaactcacccttaaaCTTTTCCTGAAGAAGTTGATTCATTTGCTGTGAAGTTAAGGATGCTATGCTCCAGCGTATAATGAACCGTGCAACCAAATTTTCATTTCACTGTGTCACTGTCAGATTgtagaaataaaagaaaaatgtcacATGCAAGAGTTATTAAATGAGGCTCAAAttgtttaggaaaaaaaaaaaaattgaggctCAAATTTTGCGGCACGTGTAAAATGGACTCTTCTGAAACTTTATTTCATCTTATTCTTATCTATATATAGTATACACCTAGACCTAGATagcaaaaaaacacaaccaaaaagaCAGAGTTTTACACGTAGTTTTTTGTTGCACAAGGAAACTCTTTCAATGATGTGCTTGCTTTGTCCGTAGCTACCTAGTTGGTATCCCGGAATACTATCCCCAAAACGCAAAAAGGACAGTTATATTGAACTGTTGTATTAAGATaactctctctctgtctctctctgccACGTACATGTGTTACCCGACACGAAATTCATTCATGGAACACCTAACCTCTACGCTTCATAATCGGTTCCAGTTCCTCTTATCTCTCATCACCACCAGCATCCCATCCACACAGGTTAGCTTTCCTTCGATTATGATATGAATTTGTTAGACTTTGTTTCCTTTGTTTACTAGATAAAAATGCCCTTATATGGCTGTTTGTGCAATTGAAAACCTGAAATCATTTACTCTTTGAACAGCTTATTAATGACTTGGATTAGTTCTGCCCTCTATGAATTCCTTAGTTTTTGGACTAATTATGTTGGAGATAGAGGCTTGCTTTGGATTAATTGTTATgcagatgctttttttttttttttttttgaggcaaTACTTGTTTGAATTTTAACTATATGTTTGGTTTTTTATACTTTGATTTCTCTTTTTGGGACAGTTTTTATATACCACTGAAATTGTTGTTAATGGCCAAAGATACCATAAAGTGAGTTTTATAGATTATCAGTCATTCTTAAAAGCACTTTTAAACTGGGCCAGACTCCCTACAAAGTAATCGGAAAATTACCTCTTATTTTATCCCCAATTTACTAAAGATACATTGTCCAAGACTTTGAGCTGTGCATTCTTGATCAGGTAATATTGTTTGAATTCACTTCTGCTTAGAACAGGTATTGCCTTTCTTTGTAAATTAGAGACTAGATTGTCCTCAGCAATTTGGTTACAAGAGTGTGATGTTGACTAAAAGCTCTTGCCCTCAATAACATAAACAGCTGCTTATGACACCATTGGTTAGCTGTGTTTAGAATACATGTCACTGACCCTGATTAGTCTGTTGAGTAGCCAAATTCAATCCCAAAATTCTGGGACCAAttagttgtggttgttgttgtattGATTGGTTGTGTTTCCATTTTCAAAGAgatctctctccttctctctctctagtaaTTGTGTACCCTCTTGTGCTCTCCTCTTGCATGAAAGATTGAATTTTTCAGCAAGCCATATAGCTGATTGATTGTCATGCTATATTCACATATAGAAGCATAAATTggctgataaaaaaaatttgttagctGTGTTGGTCATGACCCTGTTCATCAGCTGCTATTACTTTTGATCTGTACTTTGCCTCTGTAATTCTGGAAGATGTTCCCAATTCCTTTCTTAAGTCAATATAGGATGCTCAGGAGATGTCTAAAAATTACCAGTTTCGACAGTTGACTGACAATGGAATCTAGAGAGTCTTGAGTGTGAAAAGAAACCTTTTCTTAAAGGTTCACTTCATAGGTGATGTTAGGAAAACTAACTCTCTCTAGCCCCCTTTTCACCACCTAGTAAAAGAAGTAAACTAAAGTTGGCTTTGAGTTACATGTTGGTCTGTGAGAGGTCGAGTCTTCAAGTCTTATTTCACCTTTCAATACATTTTAGACCTTTGTTAATATATGCATTTTGTGGGTTGCTTTCATCCAGGGAGCGGCTAAATTAGTAATATACGCAAGAGGTTAAATCAAGATCAAAATCCTACTATAGGCTGCTGCTATGACAACCACCAAGGTCTATATAGTGTAAGTATCTCCCTcccctcaccccccccccccccccccccccccctctctctctctctctctctctctctctctcagatacACTActacacaaatacacacacacacacatttgtAATATGCAATGATTTTGGATTCACATGAgaaatttctcttcttttctgcCCTGAACAATAACTGGGAACATCAAATCCCCCCAGGTATTACTCCTTACATGGACATGTGGAGACTATGGCAAGGGAAGTGCAGCGAGGAGCCAATGCAGTTGAAGGTGTTGAAGCAACACTTTGGCAGGTAAATGTGGCAAAGAATGCGTacctaaaaaaaagagatagaagaggggggggggggggggggggggggggcttctATTATTTTGTTCCAAGTTTTGTTTGACTTGATTGGTACTGTACAGGTACCTGAGACCCTTTCCGACACGATATTGCAAAAAGTGAAGGCCCCTCCAAGAGCAAATGATGTGGCAGAGATCAGGCCAGAGCAACTTGTGGAGGCTGATGGATTTCTGTTTGGATTTCCTTCTCGTTTTGGCGTGATGGCATCCCAGTTCAAGGCCTTCTTTGATGCCACTCATGAGTTGTGGGCATCCCAAGCACTTGCTGGCAAACCTGCTGGAGTCTTCTGGAGCACTGGTTTTTATGGGGGAGGTCAGGAGCTTACTGCGTGAGTTCCTTACTTTCAGCTTCTCCCATGGTAACATTTCTTTGAGCTATATAAATTGACATGCTTATAAATCTGGTAAAGGAATATCTTCagaaattgttgtttctcctcTGGAAACTATTCTTAATAGCTCTAAGTTGAAGGTTAGGAGATGAAGTTTAGGACAAATCTTTATGTCTATCCTCTTATAATCCAATCACACTAAAACTTAATAATAT
Coding sequences within:
- the LOC126688617 gene encoding probable NAD(P)H dehydrogenase (quinone) FQR1-like 3, with protein sequence MTTTKVYIVYYSLHGHVETMAREVQRGANAVEGVEATLWQVPETLSDTILQKVKAPPRANDVAEIRPEQLVEADGFLFGFPSRFGVMASQFKAFFDATHELWASQALAGKPAGVFWSTGFYGGGQELTALTAITQLVHHGMLFVPLGYTFGSGMFEINEVKGGSAYGAGTFAADGSRQPTELELQQAFYQGKYVAKITKKLKNQPLSS